The Pyrenophora tritici-repentis strain M4 chromosome 8, whole genome shotgun sequence genome contains a region encoding:
- a CDS encoding SPS1, Serine-threonine protein kinase, with the protein MTAVGEKVEIGVKAVRNRGAKSSSLQHHHHEPPELTTTHDPASKPAQKARRDHRDRLFGLFTRNEAVALALLAGLGFVFVLGPASVRFFTPPLDYSTPSTTQDISRTVSGTSPYPKDTLAANMALNNSTGATSIARVYADVNANMPRSYWDYDSVNISWGVLENYEVVRKIGRGKYSEVFEGINVVNYQKCVIKVLKPVKKKKIKREIKILQNLSGGPNIVSLLDVVRDNQVSDGSDWIGDWSKTPSLIFEYVNNTDFRSLYPKFQDYDVRYYIFELLKALDYCHSKGIMHRDVKPHNVMIDHEKRKLRLIDWGLAEFYHAGTEYNVRVASRYFKGPELLVDFQEYDYSLDMWSLGAMFASMIFRREPFFHGNSNSDQLVKIAKVLGTEDLFDYLDKYDIELDAQYDDILSRYPKKPWHSFINAENQRFVSNDAIDFLDKLLRYDHQDRLTAQEAMSHPYFAPVRQAAQQNSTAA; encoded by the exons ATGACGGCAGTGGGTGAAAAGGTCGAGATAGGCGTGAAGGCGGTGCGGAATCGCGGTGCCAAAAGTT CCAGCCTgcaacaccaccaccacgaGCCGCCAGAGCTCACCACTACCCACGATCCGGCCTCAAAGCCCGCACAGAAGGCCCGCCGCGACCATCGTGACCGCCTTTTTGGCCTCTTCACCCGGAACGAGGCAGTAGCGCTCGCCTTGCTTGCTGGTCTTGGCTTTGTCTTCGTGCTTGGTCCCGCCAGCGTCCGTTTCTTCACCCCACCACTTGACTACTCGACTCCCTCCACCACCCAAGATATCTCCAGGACCGTTTCCGGCACGTCGCCGTACCCTAAAGACACTCTCGCTGCCAACATGGCGCTGAACAACTCGACGGGCGCCACGAGCATCGCCCGCGTCTACGCAGACGTGAATGCAAACATGCCCCGCTCGTATTGGGACTACGATTCCGTCAACATCTCCTGGGGCGTGCTCGAAAACTACGAGGTGGTCCGCAAGATCGGCCGCGGAAAGTACTCCGAAGTCTTCGAGGGCATCAACGTCGTCAACTACCAGAAATGCGTCATCAAGGTCCTCAAGCCtgtcaagaagaagaagataaaGCGCGAGATCAAGATTCTGCAAAACTTGTCGGGCGGGCCCAACATCGTCTCGCTGCTGGACGTGGTGCGCGATAATCAGGTTAGTGATGGCTCCGATTGGATTGGCGACTGG AGCAAAACTCCATCGCTCATTTTTGAATATGTCAACAACACCGACTTCCGGAGTCTTTACCCAAAGTTCCAGGACTACGACGTGCGGTACTATATTTTCGAGCTCCTCAAGGCCCTGGACTATTGCCACAGCAAAGGCATCATGCACCGTGATGTCAAGCCTCACAACGTTATGATCGACCATGAGAAGCGCAAG TTGCGCCTAATTGACTGGGGTCTGGCGGAATTCTACCACGCAGGAACTGAATACAACGTTCGTGTTGCGTCACGTTACTTCAAGGGCCCCGAGCTACTCGTCGATTTCCAGGAGTATGATTATTCGCTCGACATGTGGTCGCTGGGCGCCATGTTTGCCTCTATGATCTTTAGGCGGGAACCCTTCTTCCACGGCAACAGCAACTCGGACCAACTTGTTAAAATTGCCAAAGTCCTTGGAACTGAGGATCTGTTCGACTATCTTGACAAGTACGACATTGAACTAGATGCCCAGTACGACGACATACTTAGTCGGTATCCGAAGAAGCCTTGGCACTCGTTCATCAACGCCGAGAACCAACGATTTGTCAGTAACGACGCCATTGACTTTCTTGATAAGCTGCTCCGATACGACCATCAG GACCGACTCACTGCCCAAGAAGCCATGTCACATCCCTATTTTGCTCCCGTCCGACAGGCTGCGCAGCAGAATAGCACTGCGGCATGA